One uncultured Caproiciproducens sp. DNA segment encodes these proteins:
- a CDS encoding DUF4867 family protein, with protein sequence MAVQSVRDKAFQKYGRIVTGFDCAQLLKRLAETPKPPDSTIYTASDPELEKLEIFRELRDREFGGLEIELGYCNGSNYRLNALEYHRSSEINIAGTDLVLLLGLLQDIDPQTFEYDTGIVEAFRVPAGTVVELYATTLHFAPCNAAPEGFRDAIVLPRGTNLPLEARPAEEGEDRLLFARNKWLVAHPESGLQADGAFLGLKGRNITL encoded by the coding sequence ATCGCGGTTCAATCGGTCCGGGATAAAGCATTCCAAAAATACGGAAGAATCGTGACCGGATTCGACTGCGCCCAGCTGCTGAAAAGGTTGGCTGAAACGCCGAAGCCGCCTGATTCAACGATTTACACGGCTTCCGACCCGGAGCTTGAAAAGCTGGAAATATTCCGGGAGCTTCGGGACCGGGAATTCGGAGGTCTGGAAATTGAGCTTGGCTACTGCAACGGTAGCAATTACCGGCTCAATGCTCTGGAATACCACCGCAGCTCCGAAATCAACATTGCGGGAACAGATCTGGTTTTGCTGCTTGGTTTACTGCAGGATATCGATCCACAAACCTTTGAATACGATACCGGTATTGTCGAAGCGTTTAGGGTCCCCGCCGGGACTGTGGTGGAGCTGTATGCCACCACCCTGCATTTTGCCCCGTGCAATGCAGCGCCGGAAGGATTCCGTGACGCAATCGTCCTGCCGCGGGGAACCAACCTTCCGCTGGAGGCAAGGCCGGCGGAGGAGGGCGAAGACAGGCTGCTGTTCGCCCGGAACAAGTGGCTGGTCGCGCATCCGGAATCCGGTCTGCAGGCAGACGGGGCCTTTCTGGGCTTAAAGGGCCGGAATATCACGCTGTGA
- a CDS encoding ROK family transcriptional regulator, translating into MNNLQVRDANKNRIINFLYSNNGATKQNIAESLGLSMPTVSLILKDLEKRGLVTKSGTLKSSGGRKPFVNSFAYGARLSCGIEVTQNHIRFVMIDLGENVLFYKKIRETFQNGDTYFKTLADDLELFLQENHVDCGKLLGVGIAVPGLMNNDILEYSPTLHVKDLPIDCLRKYIPYPVMVNNEANLAGLAEIWKMDEAESAVFLSVNKGVGGAIIIDNKLYGGTNGHSGEFGHMTIVQDGLVCSCGKQGCLEAYCSTKVLAEPNFEDVDDFFAALEMGNQYCRQKWEVYLDYLATGINNIRTIFDSDIIIGGEIDRYLEKYSDLLLKKLLPLNSFGVSPDYLHFSRFSDKASAIGAALLQIDSFLND; encoded by the coding sequence TTGAATAATCTTCAGGTAAGAGATGCAAATAAAAACAGAATCATCAATTTTCTTTACTCCAATAACGGAGCAACCAAACAGAATATTGCGGAATCTCTGGGTTTGAGCATGCCCACTGTTTCCCTTATTTTAAAAGACCTTGAAAAGCGCGGCCTGGTGACGAAATCCGGAACGTTGAAATCTTCCGGGGGAAGAAAGCCGTTCGTCAACTCATTCGCGTATGGCGCCAGACTCTCCTGCGGAATAGAAGTAACCCAGAACCATATCCGCTTTGTCATGATCGACCTCGGGGAAAATGTCCTTTTCTATAAGAAAATCCGGGAGACGTTTCAAAACGGCGATACCTATTTTAAAACTTTGGCCGACGATCTGGAGCTTTTTCTGCAGGAAAACCACGTGGACTGCGGCAAGCTTTTGGGGGTCGGCATAGCGGTCCCCGGGTTGATGAACAACGACATTTTGGAATATAGCCCGACGCTGCATGTAAAAGACCTTCCGATCGACTGCCTGAGAAAATATATTCCGTACCCTGTTATGGTCAATAATGAAGCGAACCTGGCAGGCCTTGCAGAAATCTGGAAAATGGACGAAGCGGAAAGCGCTGTCTTTCTTTCCGTCAACAAAGGGGTCGGCGGAGCAATTATTATTGACAACAAGCTTTATGGCGGCACAAACGGGCATTCCGGGGAATTTGGCCACATGACGATCGTTCAGGACGGGCTCGTTTGCTCCTGCGGAAAACAAGGGTGTCTGGAAGCGTACTGTTCCACAAAGGTTTTGGCGGAGCCGAACTTTGAAGATGTCGATGATTTCTTCGCGGCGCTTGAAATGGGCAATCAGTATTGCAGGCAGAAATGGGAAGTCTATTTGGATTACCTCGCTACGGGGATCAACAACATCCGCACAATCTTCGACTCCGATATTATTATCGGCGGTGAAATTGACCGGTACCTCGAGAAGTACTCAGACCTGCTGTTAAAAAAACTGCTTCCGCTCAATTCTTTCGGGGTTTCACCGGATTATCTGCATTTCAGCCGCTTTAGCGACAAAGCAAGCGCGATCGGCGCCGCACTGCTGCAAATCGACTCGTTTCTGAACGACTGA
- a CDS encoding sugar ABC transporter permease, with protein sequence MKASTLIKKYTMAIALVVVFIFFSVLTNGRLLYAQNISNLLLQNAYVLVMACGMLLCILTGGNVDLSVGATLCLVGAVAAQLMQNSMGALPTILIALLIAAVIGVWQGFWIGYIHVPPFIATLAGMFLFRGLGRVVLASKTINIQNTAFLNTFISYIDVPGLDTKSLHPSALITGIAVSILLTVLMLTNRAKRAKKNYEVESPAATLVKIGVIDVLIIAYCWKLANYKGIPVMLLWILLVVLIFAFITIKTAFGRYFYAVGGNEKAAKLSGIDPRRVYFWAYFLMSVLAGFSGLLVAARIGSVDGSMGNSYEMDAIAACFIGGASAYGGSGTVSGIMIGAILLGVMNQGMSIYGLPDEWQYVVKGAVLLAAVIFDVVSNHKVGKQ encoded by the coding sequence ATGAAAGCATCTACTCTGATTAAAAAATATACAATGGCAATCGCGTTGGTCGTGGTCTTTATTTTCTTCTCGGTCCTGACGAACGGCAGATTGCTGTATGCCCAAAACATCTCTAATCTGCTGCTGCAGAACGCCTATGTTCTGGTGATGGCATGCGGCATGCTGCTGTGCATTTTGACCGGCGGCAACGTTGACCTGTCGGTTGGCGCTACGCTGTGCCTTGTTGGTGCCGTCGCGGCGCAGCTGATGCAGAATTCCATGGGCGCGCTGCCCACCATTCTCATTGCGTTGCTAATTGCCGCAGTGATCGGTGTCTGGCAGGGGTTTTGGATCGGCTACATTCACGTTCCGCCGTTTATTGCGACCCTGGCGGGCATGTTCCTGTTCCGGGGGCTTGGGCGAGTCGTCCTGGCTTCCAAGACCATCAATATTCAGAATACCGCGTTCCTGAACACTTTTATTTCTTATATCGACGTTCCCGGACTGGACACCAAGTCCCTTCATCCGTCGGCGCTGATTACCGGGATAGCGGTTTCTATTCTTCTCACCGTCCTGATGCTTACCAACCGAGCCAAAAGAGCGAAAAAGAACTATGAAGTTGAGTCCCCCGCGGCGACTTTGGTGAAGATCGGCGTAATTGACGTCTTGATTATTGCGTACTGCTGGAAGCTTGCAAACTACAAGGGCATCCCGGTTATGCTGCTCTGGATTCTGCTGGTGGTATTGATTTTCGCGTTTATTACGATCAAGACTGCCTTCGGCCGGTATTTTTACGCCGTGGGCGGTAATGAGAAGGCCGCGAAGCTGTCCGGCATTGATCCGAGGCGCGTTTATTTCTGGGCTTACTTTCTTATGAGCGTGCTGGCCGGCTTCTCCGGCTTGCTGGTAGCGGCCCGCATCGGCTCCGTAGACGGCAGCATGGGGAATTCCTACGAAATGGACGCGATCGCCGCCTGCTTTATCGGCGGGGCGTCGGCCTACGGCGGTTCCGGCACCGTTTCCGGCATTATGATCGGTGCTATTCTGCTCGGGGTCATGAACCAGGGCATGTCGATTTACGGACTGCCGGACGAGTGGCAGTATGTGGTTAAAGGCGCCGTGCTTCTGGCAGCCGTTATCTTTGACGTTGTCTCAAATCATAAGGTAGGGAAGCAGTAA